The Triticum urartu cultivar G1812 chromosome 6, Tu2.1, whole genome shotgun sequence genome includes the window tttaCACCAGTGCTAGTGTAAAacacgctcttatattatggaaacggagggagtatgtttgAACAAGTTTCACTTTCCTTGTATGAGTGAGCATTTATTTCACACAACACGCTAACATATTACAAGCAAAAGAACAACATAAACTCAAAACCGTACTCCTATACATACTGAAGAGAGGGCACTCTTCTTCCCCCTCCCCACTGAAAAATACAAATAAAACCAACTTCTTAACATCTAGGTCAAAGAAAAAACCAACCCTGAGAATCTGAACCAATCTTCCCCGCTCCAGCCTCCCGACGAGACTCGGCGGGAGGCAGAGGGGGGCAAAATAACTTAGAAGTGTAGATATCGCTGCGCTGCCCTGCCTATCgccgatgacgaggaggaggttCGTCGACGATCATACCGTATAGCTCTGGTTTATTGTCTCGATGTCGAGCCCCTTGAGCTTGACGACCGACTCGACGTGGCCCTTGAGCGTGTGCAGCTCCCTGAGCCTGGCCACCTCCGCCCGCTTTGCGGCCTGCTCGGCGATCTCGGAGAGCTCGCGGTAGCCGTTGTTGTCGGTGAACATTTCCGAGTTGCTGCTGCCCTGGTTGAGGCCGTGCAGCGTCCTCTGCGCTGTCGCCCACTGCGCCTCCCTCTCCACCTTGCCGTAGTCGTTCTTGTTGGTGAAGGCCGTCTGCGACATTCCATGGACGAACATGAGATGAACTCTAACAAGTGGAGCTTGCATGCATCTAATCTAATGGAGGTGAGTCATGGAGCTTGCCTTGTTGTTGATGTTGTTCCAGGCCCTGCCGCTGAGGGCGTAGCGGATGATGAACTTGAGGATGTCGAGCGGGATGTAGGTGACGACGGTGAAGGCCCAGATGGAGAGCCCCCAGCCCCACCCGATCCCCTGCATCTTGCAGAACTCCCAGTTGGCGTACACGGCGATGCACGTCGCCAGCAGCTGCGCCACGAAGAAGGCGATCACCAGCAGCGCCCCCGGCCGCTCCACGAACGACCAGCTCCGCGACCGCGTCACGAAGATGAGCGCCTGGCTGATGATGCTCACCTGCAGGTACAGCGCCGCCATCATCTCCTTCTCGTTCTCCCGGATCGACCGCACCCCGAACGTCTCCTGCATCCATCGCCACCACATTTTTCATTTCAGTTATCTTCTTATGATCATTCATGGCGGATCGCCGGAGAGTCGGAGGAAGAAGACGATATGGAAGGTACCGGGAAGAACTCGGTGTCGTGCGCGAGGTAGAAGAAGAGCACGGTGATGAGGGCCATGTAGGTGCCGAGGACGACGCCGGTGGCGAAGATCTCCTTGAGCTTCCACGAGTCGGGGGTGGGCGACGGCTTCACGCGGTCCTTGGAGATGGTCATGATGGTGCCGTCGTTGAGGATGGCGATGACGAGCACCATGAAGGGCGCGAAGTCGAACTTCCACAGCAGCGCCACCAGCATGAACCCCAGCACGATCCGGATGGTGATGGACACGGCGTAGATGGTGTAGTTCTTCATCCGCTGGAAGATGGCGCGGCTGGTGAGCACCGCGCTCACGATCACGCTCAGCCCGGGCTCCGTCAGCACTATGTCCGACGCCGACCGCGCCGCGTCCGTCGCGTCGTCCACCGCGATCCCGATGTCCGCCTTCTTCAGCGCCGGCGCGTCGTTCACGCCGTCCCCGGTCATGCCGCAGATGTGCTTCCGGTCCTGCAGCCGCTTCACGATCTCGTACTTGTGCTCCGGGAACACCCCGGCGAACCCGTCCGCCTTCTCGATCAGCTCGTCGATGGGCAGCCCGCTCATCTCCGTGCTCTTGTCGCCCAGCAGCGTCGTGGACGGGTACATGTTGGTGCCCATGCCCAGCCGCCGCGCCGTCTCCTTGCCGATGGCCAGCTGGTCGCCGGTGATCATCTTCACGTTCACGCCCAGGTGCAGCGCGCGCCGGATCGTCTCCGCGCTGTCGTGCCGCGGCGGGTCGAACAGCGGCAGCAGCCCCACGAACTGCCACGGCTCGCCGGGGCTCTCCTTGTTCTTGGCCGGCACCGCCTGGTACGACACGCCCAGCGACCGGAGGCCCCGGTCGGCGTACTGGTCGATCAGGCCGTGGACCCTCTTCTCGGCCTCCTTGGGCATCCGGCACAGCTCGATGATCTGCTCCGGGGCGCCCTTGCTGATCCGGTGCCAGTCGCCCTTGCCGTCGATGTAGGTGATGGCCGTGCGCTTCTCCACGGGGTTGAAGGGGAGGAAGTGCACCTCCTGGATGCCGGCGCGGGCCTCCTTGGCGTCGGCGAGCATGCCGACGATGCACGTGTCGATGGCGTCCTGGTTCTCCACGCGGGACGCCCTGGCGGCGTAGAGGAGCACCGTGTCCTTGTCTATCCCTTTGCCGTACACCTCGATGAGCGTCTTGTCGACGGTGAGCTTGTTGAGCGTCAGCGTGCCCGTCTTGTCGCTGCACAGCACGTCCATGCCGGCCATCTCCTCGATGGCGGTCATGCGCTTGGTGATGGCGCCCTGCTGCGACAGCCGGTGGGAGCCGATGGCCATGGTGACGGACAGCACGGTGGGCATGGCGATGGGGATGCCGCCGATGAGGAGCACGAGCAGGTTGTCGATGCCGTCGCGGTAGGCGCGGTGCTGGATCGGGTACATGACCACCACCTCCACCAGCATCCCGGCGGCGATGGAGATGATGCAGAAGTTGCCGATGGCGGTGAGCACCTGCTGGAAGTGGCCGACGTTGTTGGTGCTGTCGACGAGGTGCGCCGCCTTGCCGAAGAAGGTGTGCACGCCGGTGGCGATGACGACGGCCTCGATCTCGCCCTGCTTCACCGTGGACCCGGAGAAGACGCCCTGGCCGGCGTGCTTGTTCACGGCCATGGACTCCCCGGTGAGCGCGGCCTGGTCGACCTTGAGCGGGTCGCCCTCGAGCAGCCGGGCGTCGGCGGGGATGATGTCCCCGAGCTTGATGCTGATGACGTCGCCGGGGACGAGGAAGGAGGCGTCCATCTCGCTCCACTTGCCGTCCCTCAAGCACTTGGTCTTGGGCGCCAGCCCGGCCatgagggcggcggcggcgttgcCGGCGTTGTTCTCCTCGATGAAGCTGATGGTGGAGTTGATGAAGAGCAGGGTGACGATGCCGACGAAGTCCTGCCAGTCGGGGGGCTTGCCGCCGCCGTTGGCGAGCACGATGGCCATGACGGCGGCGGCCTCCATGACCCAGGACAGCGGGTTCCACATGAAGCCGAGGAACTTGAGCAGCTTGCTCTCCGTCTTCTCCTCCAGCTTGTTGGGCCCGAAGATGGTGAGCCGGTTCTGGGCCTCGGTGCCGCTCAGCCCCTGCTTGCTGCACTTGAGGTGGGCGAAGACCTCCTGCACCGGGATGGTCTCCAGGTCCACCGTCTCGTTCTTCACGTCCTCCAGCGTCATGGACGCCATGGCGCCGGCCGGCTGCCTCCGCCGGTGCCGgtctctcctcctccttcttggTCGCCTCGCTGCCCTGGCGTGTGCGTGGGCGGGAGTGGCCGCGCGCGCgcggggaggggaggggaggggaggggaggcgtgcgctgctgctgctgcggcggcggcggcggctggtgggCTGAGCTGTGGTGTGGTGTGCTGCGGGCGCGCGGAGCAAGCTGGGAGCGAGTGGGGGGTtaggagggagggaggggggaggtggCGGTCCGTGCGGTGCTTGAAGAAGACGAGGAGGGGGGCGGGCGGGCGCCCCAGGATCCTCATACCGCGCCACCGGGCTCGCCGCGGGCGGAGGTAGCTCACTGCCGCACGACCGGTCCACGCCGCATGCAGCGGCCGCGAGCTCCCATCGCGCGACCCGCGCGGCTCACCCCTGCTCCTCCTACTCCTGCATGCGCTTGCTGCTGTCCAGTCCAGTGCAGTGCAGTGCACACACAGCTGGGTTTTCTTCCACTAGTTACGAGCGAGGCACCGCCACCGTCACATAGCCCACACCTTCACATGAACATGTTTACTCCCCCCTAAAGAAATATAACAGCAtttccgtaaagaaatataagaacGTTTAAATTACTAAATTGctccttttttttaaaaaaagggAGTAGTATTTATTTAACACAAAAAATCGTTTTGGAATGTTGTGGGGAGTGCTTTGGGTAATCTCAAAATACCAATGTTTTTTTTTATCTTTGTCAGAATTGGATCCCTACCTATATAGTGGTGAAGTTCGCGCCGGTTGTTTTCGTTCGTGTGCTGCTTTACTTTGTTCATTATGAAAAACAGGAAATAAATCTTTGTTTTCAAAGCATTTTAGCTGAAGATCCTACTAATGTAATCTTTACTCTATGCTCTTTGCTGGATTTTTGGGATGTTCTGtagaaaaaaggagtgataaacaTTCTTAGGGAAGTGACTAAGAGGGTGACCCAAGTGGCGTGCGATGTCCATGGCGGTGCTCTTGGCTGGGCGCGACTGTGGGGAGAATCTACTCGAGCTGTTCCGTCAGTGTGGCTCTTCAGTTTGTCTATTTTTAGTCTTTCGTTGTTCTTTCTTTAGTGGCATTGCAGGTTCTTGGTGCTTAGTAGTAGAAGGCTGTTTCCATGATATGTTGTCCTATACAAATTTCCGTAAAAGCATCCTAAAGATATAACTAGACATCTTAGAATGTATGTTATCGTTTTTGGTGTTGCGGTTTGTTGCATCAGTTAAGTGAAATAGGTTGTCTGTTGGATGATGTGTAACTCTATTTTCGTAATGAAAATTGAGGCTATGTGGCCACTTCCACCAGAAAAAAACACAAGAAAATCGTTAATAATCAAGATAAATATGTGAAACACACACTCTTATATAATGCAACACACGCCACACCTAATGTGTTCCTCTTATTAAACACGATTTATAGTCGACCAGTGCCCCATGAAAGTCGGCCTGCACGTGTGTACATGTGAGGAACGAGATCCTCTGATGTACTTCAAAGTACAGCCGAGGGACGTCCTTCCCGTATCACCGTATCACCGTTCGCTGGTCATCTGACGGCAGCAGCCAAAAACCACGAAAACACAGCTGCGAAGCAGCGTGCAGCCATGAGCCCAGAAGAGATGCGGCCCAGTTCAGAGGAAGGAAAAAAAACACCGATCCATTTACTCCCGGTCGCCGTTCGCTCGCCATCGCCATAACCTAGCttaaccctagcgccgccgcgaTTGATAGGGCGAGCACCGCTGCCATCGCCGCACCAGCGCGGGAGTGCGACCGCCGCTGCCGCCCGTGTCACAGCAAGAGGGAGAGTGGCTAGCAACGCCATGGCCGCCACCACCGCATGACTGCAGCACGCCGTCGAGCTCGCGGCCGCTGCGGGAGGTGCCAAGTGAGTGCCGCGTTACTGAGCGCAAGCAGCCGTGGATGAAGGGCGACAAACACATAGCCTGTAATGTCACGCGGCCTGCATTGCGAATTTGCGATGCTGGAGGAGGCAGGCAGTAGTTGAGCAGCAGGAGTCAACAAGAGCCTGAACTGAAGTTTCAGATGTAGAAACTGTATTTCTATTTTGTTAGGAATCTAGAACTCGGATTGAACTGAGATTGTATATGAATGTTATCAATTTAAGAGCTTATCAATGATTCTTGTCAAATTGTGAGCACAATACTTATTTATGATCTGGGTTGCGTACCGAGGTGCTAGTGGCTGGCCCTGTTCCGAACTTATTTTTTATCTCTCTTTTCTACTAACAGAAAGAGCAGTGTTCTGAAATTATAATCTTCATACAACATCCCTTTTCCCCTAGGAACAATATCATCTATGATATGTGCTTGTGCTTGTGCACCACCACTACACACCCCTTCACCAACCACTTGCATCTTGTGGTAAAAAAATCTGGTAAGTTCTCAGAAATAATGGATTTATTTATAGCTGGGATTGTTATTTAGCAACATACCACTGAAGTATGTGATGCTTGAGCATGTGCACCATCACCACATGCCTCTTCCCCAACAATGCAAAAAAAAAACATGAGCAATGGACATGTAAAGTGCGGAGCAAATATTAGAACCAATGTGAAAGGGAACAAACAATTAATATGTTTCTCTGGGACATGAAATAATTCATGGTATCCTTCCCTAAAAATTGTGAGACTCGTGCCAAAGAGAATAAGCAAGGAGGCAATAGTACTTGGAGAACTTAGATCTAGTTGATCTCTCATGAGAGTTAACAAATTGGGTGTTGTGTCAGTTACGTATTCGAATCAGAGCGTACTGTGCTTGCCTCTTCTTCCATAACTGTGGTATAGAATAGAATTTCAACTAGATAATTCTTTCCTAACAATAGGGAAAgcttgatcaagttcaaagcaatCTGGTAATGGAAGATGGATCCGTTTCAAAGCAATCTGATGATGGAAGTTAAGATGAATCAGCTTCAGAGCAATCTGATGATGGAAGTTTGATCAATTTCAAAGCAATTTGATATGGAAGATTAATCAATTTCAAGATAGAGACAGGATAATGACGTACTCAGAAGAATGGCGAG containing:
- the LOC125512820 gene encoding ATPase 8, plasma membrane-type-like, with the protein product MASMTLEDVKNETVDLETIPVQEVFAHLKCSKQGLSGTEAQNRLTIFGPNKLEEKTESKLLKFLGFMWNPLSWVMEAAAVMAIVLANGGGKPPDWQDFVGIVTLLFINSTISFIEENNAGNAAAALMAGLAPKTKCLRDGKWSEMDASFLVPGDVISIKLGDIIPADARLLEGDPLKVDQAALTGESMAVNKHAGQGVFSGSTVKQGEIEAVVIATGVHTFFGKAAHLVDSTNNVGHFQQVLTAIGNFCIISIAAGMLVEVVVMYPIQHRAYRDGIDNLLVLLIGGIPIAMPTVLSVTMAIGSHRLSQQGAITKRMTAIEEMAGMDVLCSDKTGTLTLNKLTVDKTLIEVYGKGIDKDTVLLYAARASRVENQDAIDTCIVGMLADAKEARAGIQEVHFLPFNPVEKRTAITYIDGKGDWHRISKGAPEQIIELCRMPKEAEKRVHGLIDQYADRGLRSLGVSYQAVPAKNKESPGEPWQFVGLLPLFDPPRHDSAETIRRALHLGVNVKMITGDQLAIGKETARRLGMGTNMYPSTTLLGDKSTEMSGLPIDELIEKADGFAGVFPEHKYEIVKRLQDRKHICGMTGDGVNDAPALKKADIGIAVDDATDAARSASDIVLTEPGLSVIVSAVLTSRAIFQRMKNYTIYAVSITIRIVLGFMLVALLWKFDFAPFMVLVIAILNDGTIMTISKDRVKPSPTPDSWKLKEIFATGVVLGTYMALITVLFFYLAHDTEFFPETFGVRSIRENEKEMMAALYLQVSIISQALIFVTRSRSWSFVERPGALLVIAFFVAQLLATCIAVYANWEFCKMQGIGWGWGLSIWAFTVVTYIPLDILKFIIRYALSGRAWNNINNKTAFTNKNDYGKVEREAQWATAQRTLHGLNQGSSNSEMFTDNNGYRELSEIAEQAAKRAEVARLRELHTLKGHVESVVKLKGLDIETINQSYTV